CCCCGCGTTGGGCCGACTTCGGGGCCCAGGCCAGGCGCCGCGCGCAGCCCGGGCTGTGCGCCCGGGCCAGCGTGGCAACGCCGCATGGGCCCCGAAATCGGCCCAACCCGAAGGGCCGGGGCTGGATTTCTGCCGCCCACGCTCCTAGACTGCCGCCCATCATGGACTGGCTCGACAAGGTCAAATGGGACGCCAACGGGCTCGTGCCCGTCATCGCCCAGGAGCGCGGCACGGGCGACGTGCTGATGTTCGCGTGGATGAACCGCGAGGCCCTGGCCGCCACCCACGCCAGCGGCCAGGCCGTCTACTGGAGCCGCTCGCGCGGCCGGCTCTGGCACAAGGGCGAGGAGTCCGGCCACGTGCAGCAGGTGCACGAAATCCGCATGGACTGCGACGAGGACGTCATCCTGCTGCAGGTCACGCAGCGGGGCCACGAGCCCGGCGTCGCCTGCCACACCGGCCGCCACAGCTGCTTCTTCCGCCAGCTCGGGCACGATGGCCAGTGGCACAGCGTCGAGCCGGTGCTGGTGGACCCCGACACGCTGTACCGGAAGTGAGCCCATGAGCGCAGGCAACGACACCCTGGCCCGGCTGGCCGACGTCATCGCACAGCGGCGCGCGACCGGCACGCCCGACACCAGCTACGTGGCCCGCTTGTTTTCCAAGGGCACCGACACCATCTTGAAGAAGATCGGCGAAGAGGCCACCGAACTGGTGATGGCCGCCAAGGACGGCGACCGCACCCGCATCGTGGCCGAGGCCGCCGACCTGTGGTTCCACGCGCTGGTGGCGCTCGAGGCCTTTGGCCTGAAGCCGGCCGAGGTGCTGGCCGAGCTCGAGCGGCGCGAGGGCCTGTCCGGGCTGGAAGAGTTTGCCGCGCGCAAGGCCGCGGCGCGTGAAGGGGGTGAGCCATGAACATGCCGTCGTCGCAGCCGCAGGTGGTGCTGAGCCCCGAACGCGAGAGCTCGCTGGTCACGATCGGCCACATCAGTTACCTGCTGCACACCATCGTCGCCGTCACGGCCGTGCTGCCGGGCACGCAGGCCAGCATCTTGCTGCTGCTGGTGGCCTTCATCCTCGACCTCGTGAAGAAGGGCGAGGCCGAGGGCAGCTGGCAGGAGAGCCACTTCTCGTGGCGCGTGCGCAGCGTCGTCTGGGCCGCCGTGCTTTACATCCTGACCATCCCGCTGTGGCTGCTGTTCATCGTCCCGGGCTGGATCGCCTGGGGGTTGATTTCGATCTGGTTCCTGTACCGCGTGGTGCGCGGCTGGATGAACCTCAACAACCGCAAGGCCATGCCGCAATGAAGGGCAAGCGATGAGCGCCGACCCAAACTGCATCTTCTGCAAGATCGTCGCCGGGCAGATCCCCAGCCGCAAGGCCTACGAAGACGAGGAGATCCTCGCCTTCCACGACATCAACCCCTGGGCGCCGGTGCACGTGCTGGTGATTCCCAAGCAGCACATCGCCACACTGGCCGACGCCGGCCCCGAGCAAGAGGCGCTGCTGGGCCGCATGCTGGGCCTGGCGCCCCGCCTGATGCGCGAGCTGGGCGTCACGAATGGTTTCCGCACCGTCGTCAACACCGGGCCCGACGGCGGTCAGGAGGTCTACCACCTTCACCTGCACGTGATGGGCGGACCGCGCCCGTGGTCGAAAGGCTGAGCCGCCCGGCGGCCGTCACACCCGGCTCTTAGAATCGTTGATTCCTCTTTCGCGGGAGCAAGACCATGGGTTCCTTCAGCATCTGGCACTGGCTCATCGTGCTGCTGGTCGTCGTGCTGATCTTCGGCACCAAGAAGCTCAAGAACATCGGCGCCGATCTCGGCGGCGCTGTCAAGGGCTTCAAGGATGGCATGAAGTCCGGCGGCGAGAGCAGCGCCGAGACGGTCCCGCCGCAGCAGCAGGTCACGGGCACCGCCCAGCGCTCGAACGCCGACACCGTCGACGTCGAGGCCAAGACGAAGTCCTGATCCTCGGCGCCCGCGCCTGTTCCGGGCGCAGCACCCTCGCGCATGATCGACTTCGGTTTCGACAAACTGGCCCTCATCGGCGCCGTGGCGCTGATCGTCATCGGCCCCGAGAAGCTGCCCAAGGTGGCCCGCACGGTGGGCCACCTGCTGGGCAAGGCGCAGCGCTACGTCGCCGACGTCAAGGCCGAGGTGAACCGCTCCATCGAGCTCGACGAGCTCAAGAAGATGAAGACCGAGTTCGAAACCGCGGCCAGCGAGGTGGAAAGCACCGTGCGCAGCGAGGTCAACTCGGCCACCAGCGCGTTCGAGAACGACTGGAAGTCCGCCACAGCCGGTCTCGATGGCAGCGGCGATGGCGGCAGCATCGGCTACCAGCCGCCCCCGCCCGAGTACCGCCACCCGAAGAAAAACTGGCGCTTGAAGCGTGGGGCCACACCCCAGTGGTACAAGAAGCGCCACGGCGTGCGCGCCCACGCGCAGTCGGGCGCCGCCCGCGTCGCCCGCTACCGGCCGCCGGGCATCAAGCTGCGCTGACGCACCGCCATGGCCGCAACACCCGACAAGAAGGACGAGCTCGAGGGCACCGAGGCGCCCTTCGTCTCGCACCTGGTGGAGCTGCGCGACCGCCTCGTGCGCGCGCTGATCGCCGTGGTGGTGGCCTTCGCGGCCCTGTGCCTGTGGCCGGGGCCCTCTGGCCTGTACGACCTGCTCGCCGCACCCTTGGTGGCCCACCTGCCCAAGGGCGCGACGCTGATCGCCACCAACGTGATCTCGCCCATCCTGGTGCCGCTGAAGATCACGCTGGCGGCGGCCTTCATGGTGGCCTTGCCGGTGGTGCTGTACCAGGTGTGGGCCTTCGTCGCGCCGGGGCTGTACACGCACGAAAAGAAGATGGTGCTGCCGCTGGTGGTCAGCAGCACGCTGCTGTTCGTGGCCGGCGTGGCGTTCTGCTACTTCCTGGTGATCCCGGGCATGAGCCAGTTCATCCAGGCCTTCGCCCCGAGCAGCATCACGGCGGCGCCGGACATCGAGCAGTACTTCGGTTTCGTGCTGACCCTGTTCATGGTCTTCGGCATCTCCTTCGAGGTACCGATCGCCGTGATCGTGCTGGCGCGTGTCGGCGTCGTCACGATCGAGCAGCTTCGCCGCTTCCGCGGCTACTTCATCGTGGGCGCCTTCGTCGTCGCCGCGGTGGTGACGCCCCCCGACGTGATCTCGCAGCTGGCTCTCGCCATCCCGATGTGCATCCTGTACGAGATCGGCATCATCGCGGCCCAGCTGTTCATCAAGCACACCCAAGCGCCGGAGGCGCAGGCCGAGGCCGAGCCGGCCGCCGACAAGCCCGCGGGCTGAGATCAGCCGCCCACCCAGCTGCGCAGCTGGATGATCGGCAGCAGCACGCTGAGCATGATCACGATGACGATCAGGCCCATGCCGACGATGAGGATGGGCTCCAGCAGGGTGGCCGCGGCCAGGGCCCGGCGCTGCACCTCGGCCGAGAGCTGGGCCGCCGCGCGCTCCAGCATGGCCGGCAGCTGCCCGGTCTG
This portion of the Ideonella sp. WA131b genome encodes:
- the hisI gene encoding phosphoribosyl-AMP cyclohydrolase, with translation MDWLDKVKWDANGLVPVIAQERGTGDVLMFAWMNREALAATHASGQAVYWSRSRGRLWHKGEESGHVQQVHEIRMDCDEDVILLQVTQRGHEPGVACHTGRHSCFFRQLGHDGQWHSVEPVLVDPDTLYRK
- a CDS encoding phosphoribosyl-ATP diphosphatase, with amino-acid sequence MSAGNDTLARLADVIAQRRATGTPDTSYVARLFSKGTDTILKKIGEEATELVMAAKDGDRTRIVAEAADLWFHALVALEAFGLKPAEVLAELERREGLSGLEEFAARKAAAREGGEP
- a CDS encoding histidine triad nucleotide-binding protein, which codes for MSADPNCIFCKIVAGQIPSRKAYEDEEILAFHDINPWAPVHVLVIPKQHIATLADAGPEQEALLGRMLGLAPRLMRELGVTNGFRTVVNTGPDGGQEVYHLHLHVMGGPRPWSKG
- the tatA gene encoding Sec-independent protein translocase subunit TatA, translating into MGSFSIWHWLIVLLVVVLIFGTKKLKNIGADLGGAVKGFKDGMKSGGESSAETVPPQQQVTGTAQRSNADTVDVEAKTKS
- the tatB gene encoding Sec-independent protein translocase subunit TatB → MIDFGFDKLALIGAVALIVIGPEKLPKVARTVGHLLGKAQRYVADVKAEVNRSIELDELKKMKTEFETAASEVESTVRSEVNSATSAFENDWKSATAGLDGSGDGGSIGYQPPPPEYRHPKKNWRLKRGATPQWYKKRHGVRAHAQSGAARVARYRPPGIKLR
- the tatC gene encoding twin-arginine translocase subunit TatC; the encoded protein is MAATPDKKDELEGTEAPFVSHLVELRDRLVRALIAVVVAFAALCLWPGPSGLYDLLAAPLVAHLPKGATLIATNVISPILVPLKITLAAAFMVALPVVLYQVWAFVAPGLYTHEKKMVLPLVVSSTLLFVAGVAFCYFLVIPGMSQFIQAFAPSSITAAPDIEQYFGFVLTLFMVFGISFEVPIAVIVLARVGVVTIEQLRRFRGYFIVGAFVVAAVVTPPDVISQLALAIPMCILYEIGIIAAQLFIKHTQAPEAQAEAEPAADKPAG